The Desulfurobacteriaceae bacterium genomic sequence CCCCCAAATTTTATTCGTGGATTTCTAAGGCATTAAAGAAGAAAGGAATTTCGTAAGCAGCAGATTCTGGAGAATCGGAAGCATGGACAGCGTTTCTTCCAACGTCTGTGCCGTATTTTTTCCTTATAGTTCCTTCAGCAGCTTTAGCTGGGTCTGTAGCTCCAATTATCTCTCTTACTCTTGCAATAGCATTCTCACCTTCAAGAACCATAGGCACACAAGGTCCGGAAGACATAAAGTCTGTAAGTTCATCATAAAATGGTCTATCCTTGTGAA encodes the following:
- the ndk gene encoding nucleoside-diphosphate kinase; the protein is MAVERTLVIVKPDAVKKNAVGDIIRIFQENDLKLLAIKMVHLTKEQAKKFYIVHKDRPFYDELTDFMSSGPCVPMVLEGENAIARVREIIGATDPAKAAEGTIRKKYGTDVGRNAVHASDSPESAAYEIPFFFNALEIHE